A single window of Actinomycetota bacterium DNA harbors:
- a CDS encoding gamma-glutamyl-gamma-aminobutyrate hydrolase family protein (Members of this family of hydrolases with an active site Cys residue belong to MEROPS family C26.) produces the protein MKTLIVNCYRKTPDKSIENYCKLIGNFSLYDVVYDKDIKEDFKIDNYNAIVISGSENCISKKQYSPDFLEFLKQISIPVLGICYGHQIIAKALGVEVKRGTKMIKMPCPENPTDHGEKVHIIDKDEIFIGLDNKIDVFESHQEYVNPEYLDKFRIKLLASSKSCPVEAFKHLKRPLYGVQFHIERSGETGKKIMRNFYELVVQKF, from the coding sequence ATGAAAACTTTAATTGTAAATTGTTATAGAAAAACACCAGATAAGAGCATAGAAAATTATTGTAAACTGATAGGTAATTTTAGTTTATATGATGTTGTTTATGACAAGGATATAAAAGAAGATTTTAAAATAGATAATTATAATGCAATTGTTATTTCAGGATCAGAGAATTGTATTTCGAAAAAACAATATTCTCCAGATTTTTTAGAATTTTTAAAACAGATAAGTATTCCAGTACTTGGAATTTGTTATGGTCATCAAATAATAGCAAAAGCATTAGGTGTTGAAGTAAAACGTGGAACAAAAATGATAAAAATGCCTTGTCCTGAAAATCCAACTGATCATGGAGAAAAAGTTCATATTATAGACAAGGATGAAATATTTATTGGTTTAGATAACAAAATAGATGTTTTTGAAAGCCATCAAGAATATGTTAACCCTGAATATTTAGATAAATTTAGGATAAAATTATTAGCCAGTTCTAAATCATGTCCAGTTGAAGCCTTCAAACATTTAAAAAGACCTCTATATGGAGTTCAATTTCACATAGAACGCTCAGGGGAAACAGGTAAGAAAATAATGAGAAATTTTTATGAACTTGTAGTTCAAAAATTTTAA